The following proteins are encoded in a genomic region of Archangium lipolyticum:
- a CDS encoding DUF2378 family protein, which produces MLRRIALAPPEARTQAQFLTSALSYVEERLGPGAVEEVRAVAPSLEGGAAFNLPVAEQLRVMDAAVGAVERQLGISYAVAMEELGVFSGRRFVASALGRAMWKFPGGDMQQILAATTASARAATSHGERAYEKLGANSARLLFKKEVTGPAWIRGMYRELIRSVAGFEPTAILTDYRDPGADFNLVYTW; this is translated from the coding sequence ATGCTGCGCCGCATCGCCCTGGCACCACCCGAGGCGAGAACCCAGGCGCAGTTCCTCACTTCCGCCCTGTCCTATGTCGAGGAGCGACTGGGACCCGGGGCCGTCGAGGAGGTCCGGGCCGTGGCTCCATCGTTGGAGGGAGGCGCGGCCTTCAACCTTCCCGTCGCCGAGCAGCTGCGCGTCATGGATGCGGCGGTGGGGGCCGTCGAGCGTCAACTCGGCATCTCCTATGCGGTGGCGATGGAGGAGTTGGGCGTGTTCTCCGGGCGCAGGTTCGTCGCGTCCGCGCTCGGCCGGGCCATGTGGAAGTTCCCGGGCGGGGACATGCAGCAGATCCTGGCGGCGACGACGGCCTCGGCCAGGGCCGCGACCAGCCATGGCGAGCGTGCGTACGAGAAGCTGGGTGCCAACTCCGCCCGGCTCCTCTTCAAGAAGGAAGTGACGGGGCCGGCGTGGATCCGCGGCATGTACCGGGAATTGATCCGCTCGGTGGCCGGATTCGAGCCGACCGCCATCCTGACGGACTACCGGGACCCTGGAGCGGACTTCAACCTGGTCTACACCTGGTAG
- a CDS encoding DUF6311 domain-containing protein, with amino-acid sequence MSAWKRGREYVAAVLAGAFGVFWFIQGHGDRALNPREVDWLMVGDWSTHLVGWLFFRNEPLLQFPLGAVPGLAHPLGTTVGFTDSTPLVALLLRPFAAVLPFPFQYVGPWLALCFFLQGFVGTRLTALFTSHRVAQLLGGMLFALAPVLMWRLGHESLCAHWLVLGLLWVNLRDWPDAPAARRAVAVTFLLVGLSATIHPYLSAMALALGAAALLRLRLVDRVLSWRGLGLGLGGLVVLLSGLFWVLGYLGTSTPAGIEGFGDVSSDLLTLINPMDWSRLLPTLGTARGQYEGFGYLGAGVLLLLVLGGGSALVLRLMRRSEGTALSWKRAVPLAVCCLLLGVYALSARVTLAGRPVLDLSGLYQPVMRLVEPFRSSGRFIWPLHYALLTGGLALVLGAWRRRPWVGIGLLALAVGVQVFDLGRAVAQERFQSQAWNSLNPAAWKRMKGDYRHLVLFPPQLHDGNGRGCPYPGPGAPFSPMFAYQAAALGMTFNSAYLARVDPALARAYCTALQQEAGRGEFQPDTVYVVHPSYLTPFLRHPEAVVCGELDGHAVCVSSQKESVFRRLLEARRIQAPPLASP; translated from the coding sequence ATGAGCGCATGGAAGCGGGGGCGGGAGTACGTGGCCGCGGTGCTGGCCGGAGCCTTCGGCGTGTTCTGGTTCATCCAGGGCCATGGGGATCGTGCGCTCAATCCCCGCGAGGTGGATTGGTTGATGGTGGGTGACTGGTCCACGCACCTGGTGGGCTGGCTCTTCTTCCGCAACGAGCCGCTGCTCCAGTTCCCCCTCGGCGCCGTGCCCGGCCTGGCCCACCCGCTCGGGACGACGGTGGGCTTCACGGACTCCACTCCCCTGGTGGCCCTGCTCCTGCGGCCCTTCGCCGCGGTGCTGCCGTTTCCCTTCCAGTACGTGGGGCCCTGGCTCGCGCTGTGCTTCTTCCTCCAGGGCTTCGTGGGCACCCGGTTGACGGCGCTGTTCACTTCCCACCGGGTCGCGCAACTGCTGGGAGGGATGCTCTTCGCGCTCGCGCCCGTGCTGATGTGGCGCCTGGGCCACGAGAGCCTCTGCGCGCATTGGCTCGTCCTCGGGCTGCTCTGGGTGAACCTGCGCGACTGGCCGGACGCGCCAGCGGCGCGGCGCGCCGTGGCGGTGACCTTCCTCCTGGTGGGCTTGAGCGCCACCATCCACCCCTACCTGTCGGCCATGGCGCTGGCGCTCGGCGCGGCGGCGTTGCTGCGGCTGCGCCTGGTGGACCGGGTGCTCTCCTGGCGAGGGCTGGGGCTCGGCCTGGGGGGGCTCGTCGTGCTCCTGTCAGGCCTCTTCTGGGTGCTCGGCTACCTGGGCACGAGCACTCCGGCCGGCATCGAGGGCTTTGGCGACGTCTCGTCCGACCTGCTCACGCTCATCAACCCCATGGACTGGTCCCGGCTGCTGCCCACCCTGGGCACGGCGCGTGGCCAGTACGAGGGGTTCGGTTACCTGGGCGCGGGGGTCCTGCTCCTGCTGGTGCTGGGAGGCGGCTCCGCGCTCGTGCTCCGGTTGATGCGGCGCTCGGAGGGGACTGCCCTCTCGTGGAAGCGCGCGGTGCCCCTGGCGGTGTGCTGCCTGCTGCTGGGCGTGTATGCGCTCTCCGCGCGCGTCACGCTCGCCGGACGGCCGGTGTTGGACTTGAGCGGGCTCTACCAGCCGGTGATGCGCCTCGTGGAGCCGTTCCGCTCCTCGGGGCGCTTCATCTGGCCGCTGCATTACGCGCTGCTGACGGGGGGCCTCGCGCTCGTGCTGGGCGCGTGGCGCCGCCGGCCCTGGGTGGGCATCGGTCTGCTCGCTCTCGCGGTGGGCGTGCAGGTGTTCGATCTCGGCCGCGCCGTGGCCCAGGAGCGTTTCCAGAGCCAGGCCTGGAACAGCTTGAACCCCGCCGCGTGGAAGCGGATGAAGGGCGACTACCGGCACCTCGTGCTGTTCCCGCCGCAGCTGCACGACGGGAATGGCCGGGGCTGTCCGTACCCCGGGCCCGGAGCGCCCTTCAGCCCCATGTTCGCGTACCAGGCGGCGGCGCTGGGAATGACCTTCAACAGCGCGTACCTGGCGCGTGTGGATCCGGCGCTGGCGCGGGCCTACTGCACCGCGCTCCAGCAGGAGGCCGGGCGCGGCGAGTTCCAACCCGACACCGTCTACGTGGTGCACCCCTCGTACCTGACGCCCTTCCTGCGCCATCCGGAGGCGGTGGTGTGCGGCGAGCTCGATGGCCACGCGGTGTGCGTCTCCTCCCAGAAGGAGAGCGTGTTCCGCCGGTTGCTCGAGGCGCGGCGCATCCAGGCCCCTCCGCTCGCCAGCCCGTGA
- a CDS encoding DUF1684 domain-containing protein has translation MRIARLLPFCTLAFAAPALAARPPGKSSMTKPAETKPAETKPFDLEAETRAWHQKRVANLTSEDGWLTLVGLHWLKEGDNRFGSAAENDLVFPAGTPERIGTLTLKGGKVTLAVQPGIPLTRSGQPFTGGELRTDANGQQPDVLSLGTLRFFAIRRGEHIGIRVKDTEAQARKQFHGIPTWPVNAAWRVEGRFEPATTPRKMSVPTVLGTVDEMSSPGTIVFTVNGQEYRLDPVQEPGEDKLFIIFADPTNRTESYGAGRFLYADAPKDGKVVLDFNRAYNPPCAFSPYATCPLPPPQNRLKVRVEAGEKRYGDH, from the coding sequence ATGCGAATTGCTCGTCTGCTTCCCTTCTGCACGCTTGCGTTCGCGGCTCCCGCGCTCGCCGCCCGCCCCCCTGGAAAGTCCTCCATGACGAAGCCCGCCGAAACGAAACCCGCCGAGACGAAACCGTTCGACCTCGAGGCGGAGACCCGTGCCTGGCACCAGAAGCGGGTCGCGAACCTCACGTCCGAGGACGGCTGGCTCACCCTGGTGGGGCTGCACTGGCTCAAGGAGGGAGACAACCGCTTCGGCTCGGCCGCGGAGAACGACCTGGTCTTCCCCGCGGGGACGCCGGAGCGCATCGGCACCCTCACGCTCAAGGGCGGCAAGGTGACGTTGGCCGTCCAGCCGGGCATTCCCCTCACCCGGTCCGGCCAGCCCTTCACCGGAGGCGAGCTGCGCACCGATGCCAATGGCCAGCAGCCGGACGTGCTCTCCCTGGGCACGCTGCGCTTCTTCGCCATCCGCCGGGGCGAGCACATCGGCATCCGGGTGAAGGACACGGAGGCGCAAGCGCGCAAGCAGTTCCACGGCATCCCCACCTGGCCCGTGAACGCCGCCTGGCGCGTCGAGGGCCGCTTCGAGCCGGCCACCACGCCGCGGAAGATGTCGGTGCCCACGGTGCTCGGAACGGTGGATGAGATGAGCTCGCCGGGGACGATCGTCTTCACGGTGAACGGCCAGGAGTACCGGTTGGACCCGGTGCAGGAGCCCGGCGAGGACAAGCTCTTCATCATCTTCGCGGACCCGACCAACCGCACGGAGTCATACGGAGCGGGCCGCTTCCTGTACGCGGACGCGCCGAAGGACGGGAAGGTGGTGCTCGACTTCAACCGGGCCTACAACCCCCCGTGCGCCTTCTCGCCCTATGCGACGTGCCCGCTGCCTCCGCCGCAGAACCGGCTGAAGGTGCGCGTGGAGGCCGGCGAGAAGCGCTACGGCGACCACTGA
- a CDS encoding hybrid sensor histidine kinase/response regulator encodes MFIGLSEMHARTREHDWASTPVGPVETWPQSLKALVRTLLSSSYPMVLTWGPSFTQFYNDAYSKLIGDGHPAALGLDIRITLAASWDTLGPMIHQVMTTGVANWTPALMLLMERSGYREEAYFSVSHAPAEDDEGRIVGMLAVCSEVTQQVLAERRTRLLRDLASRASETRSVEKTCRDVAAAISGHPLDVPFAHIYLRGPDGRTFTRQGAIGLGEDDPSSPASVDVEKEGDRIWSLKSAAAGETILLEDVERRVTLTGGPWKDPVRSALVMPIASSGQTAPLGVLVVGLSPNRALDEGYRSFCELLASQVSVALRNARAYEEERQRAEALAELDRAKTTFFSNISHEFRTPLTLMLGPVEHLLAGSAGALPEAARSELEVLHRNAGRLLRLVNTLLDFSRLEAGRIEASYAPQELSALTADLASSFRSTVERAGLKLTVDCPPLSRPVYLDRDSWEKIVLNLVSNAFKFTFEGEISVRTRERNGRAVLEVKDTGTGIAAAELPRIFERFHRVRDTRSRTHEGTGIGLALVRELVELHGGTVRVDSTEGQGTTFTVELPFDAAHLPPERIRAPRTLEATTTGPAPYIQEASRWSGEEAPGPHAPRPDTSAKTGSTPRGRVLLADDNADMRDYIRRVLSSEFEVEAVADGQAALESALAHPPDLVLSDVMMPRLDGVGLLRALRAAPHTKDLPILLLSARAGEEATLEGLASGADDYLVKPFSARELLARVRTRFELVRMRQEVARERAQVESLMEAVRARDDFLSVASHELKTPLTSFQLNLNAIERGLRHVSHPSVGERLDVARRSVRRLARLIETLLDVSQLTTGRLQLEPERVDLATLVGEVVAASEEEAQRQGTPLNVHLESPLTGCFDRDRMEQVVHHLLSNALKFGQGRPVEVSLRSDGSGAAVLSVVDHGIGIPPADRARIFERFERAVSVKNFGGLGLGLWVTRQVVEAHQGAIRVEDTPGGGATFHIQLPRHCRGGGAGTAPN; translated from the coding sequence ATGTTCATCGGTCTCAGTGAGATGCACGCGCGCACCCGCGAGCACGACTGGGCCTCCACCCCCGTTGGACCGGTGGAGACCTGGCCCCAGAGCCTCAAGGCGCTCGTCCGGACACTGCTCTCGTCGAGCTACCCCATGGTGCTCACCTGGGGTCCGTCCTTCACCCAGTTCTACAACGATGCCTACTCGAAGCTGATCGGCGACGGACACCCGGCGGCGCTCGGCCTGGACATCCGGATCACCCTCGCCGCGTCGTGGGACACGCTCGGCCCGATGATCCATCAGGTGATGACCACCGGGGTGGCGAACTGGACGCCCGCCCTGATGCTCCTCATGGAGCGCTCCGGATACCGGGAGGAGGCCTACTTCAGCGTCTCCCATGCCCCCGCCGAGGACGACGAGGGGCGGATCGTCGGCATGCTCGCCGTCTGCAGCGAGGTGACCCAGCAGGTGTTGGCCGAGCGGCGGACGCGGCTGCTGCGGGACCTGGCCTCCCGGGCGTCGGAGACCCGGAGCGTCGAGAAGACCTGCCGCGATGTCGCCGCCGCCATCTCCGGACACCCCCTGGACGTGCCCTTCGCTCACATCTACCTCCGCGGCCCGGACGGCAGGACGTTCACACGCCAGGGCGCCATCGGATTGGGAGAGGACGACCCCTCGAGCCCGGCCTCGGTGGATGTGGAGAAGGAGGGCGACCGCATCTGGAGCCTGAAGAGCGCGGCGGCTGGCGAGACGATCCTGCTGGAGGATGTCGAGCGCCGTGTCACGCTGACGGGAGGCCCGTGGAAGGACCCGGTCCGCTCGGCGCTGGTGATGCCCATTGCCTCCTCCGGGCAGACGGCCCCGCTCGGAGTGCTGGTGGTGGGGCTGAGCCCCAACCGCGCGCTCGACGAGGGGTACCGCTCCTTCTGCGAGCTGCTGGCGAGCCAGGTATCGGTGGCACTGCGCAACGCCCGGGCCTACGAGGAGGAGCGCCAGCGCGCCGAGGCCCTGGCGGAGCTCGATCGCGCCAAGACGACCTTCTTCAGCAACATCAGCCACGAGTTCCGCACGCCGCTGACGCTGATGCTGGGACCCGTGGAGCATCTGCTCGCGGGGAGCGCGGGAGCACTGCCGGAGGCGGCCCGGTCCGAGCTCGAGGTGCTCCACCGCAACGCGGGGCGGTTGTTGCGGCTCGTCAACACGCTGCTCGACTTCTCCCGCCTGGAGGCCGGGCGGATCGAAGCCAGCTACGCGCCCCAGGAGCTCTCCGCGCTGACGGCGGATCTCGCGAGCAGCTTCCGCTCGACGGTGGAACGAGCGGGATTGAAGCTCACCGTGGACTGCCCGCCCCTGTCGCGGCCCGTCTACCTGGATCGGGACTCGTGGGAGAAGATCGTCCTCAACCTCGTCTCCAACGCCTTCAAGTTCACCTTCGAGGGGGAGATCTCCGTCCGCACCCGGGAGCGGAACGGGCGGGCCGTCCTCGAAGTGAAGGACACCGGAACGGGCATCGCCGCCGCGGAGCTGCCGCGCATCTTCGAGCGCTTCCACCGGGTGAGGGACACCCGCTCCCGGACGCATGAGGGCACGGGCATCGGGCTGGCGTTGGTGCGGGAGCTGGTGGAGCTGCACGGGGGCACCGTGCGCGTGGACAGCACCGAGGGCCAGGGGACGACGTTCACCGTCGAGCTCCCCTTCGACGCCGCGCACCTGCCTCCCGAGCGCATCCGCGCTCCTCGGACCCTGGAGGCCACCACGACCGGCCCGGCCCCCTACATCCAGGAGGCCTCGCGGTGGTCCGGCGAGGAGGCTCCCGGGCCGCACGCACCGCGTCCGGACACTTCCGCCAAGACGGGGAGCACCCCCCGCGGCCGCGTGCTGCTCGCCGACGACAACGCGGACATGCGGGACTACATCCGCCGGGTGCTGTCCTCCGAATTCGAGGTGGAGGCGGTGGCCGACGGGCAGGCGGCCCTGGAGTCCGCGCTGGCCCACCCTCCGGACCTCGTCCTCTCGGACGTGATGATGCCGAGGCTGGACGGCGTGGGGCTGCTGCGCGCGCTCCGGGCCGCCCCGCATACGAAGGATCTGCCCATCCTCCTGTTGTCCGCCCGCGCGGGCGAGGAGGCCACCCTCGAGGGGCTCGCTTCTGGAGCGGATGACTATCTCGTCAAGCCCTTCTCTGCCCGCGAGTTGCTGGCCCGGGTGAGGACGCGCTTCGAACTGGTGCGCATGCGCCAGGAGGTGGCCCGGGAGCGGGCCCAGGTGGAGAGCCTCATGGAGGCGGTGCGCGCACGCGATGACTTCCTCTCCGTCGCCTCCCACGAGCTGAAGACCCCGCTCACCTCGTTCCAGCTCAACCTCAACGCCATCGAGCGGGGGTTGAGACATGTCTCCCACCCCAGCGTCGGCGAGCGGCTGGACGTGGCACGCCGCTCCGTCCGGCGGCTGGCGAGGCTCATCGAGACGCTGCTGGACGTGTCGCAACTCACGACGGGCCGCCTGCAACTGGAGCCCGAACGGGTGGACCTGGCGACACTCGTCGGCGAGGTGGTGGCGGCCAGCGAGGAGGAGGCCCAGCGCCAGGGGACACCGCTGAACGTGCACCTCGAGTCGCCCCTGACGGGGTGCTTCGACCGCGACCGCATGGAGCAGGTGGTCCACCACCTGCTGTCCAATGCCTTGAAGTTCGGCCAGGGACGGCCCGTGGAGGTCTCCTTGCGGTCGGACGGCAGCGGTGCAGCGGTGCTGAGCGTCGTGGACCATGGCATCGGAATCCCCCCAGCCGACCGGGCGCGCATCTTCGAGCGCTTCGAGCGGGCCGTCTCCGTGAAGAACTTCGGCGGCCTGGGGCTGGGCCTCTGGGTGACCCGGCAGGTGGTGGAGGCCCACCAGGGGGCCATCCGCGTCGAGGACACCCCGGGCGGTGGCGCGACCTTCCACATCCAGCTGCCGCGCCATTGCCGTGGGGGAGGAGCCGGCACGGCTCCGAATTGA
- a CDS encoding HesA/MoeB/ThiF family protein, which yields MRIIFCGVGAIGSTAAVLCRNLEATLVFIDFDRVESKNLLAQAFVKPSVGKNKAEALKLQLLNLHGVKAESFGVRVTRDNVAALCGSADLLVDCFDNQESRLLLSGFARSAGKPLVHGALAADGTFGLVRWDERFVPDAEDTVGQATCEGGAHLPLIGQLGATLARVVQDFVQHGARRDAMVSLVAVTPTAS from the coding sequence ATGCGCATCATCTTCTGCGGGGTGGGTGCCATCGGCTCCACGGCGGCGGTGCTGTGCCGCAACCTGGAGGCCACGCTCGTCTTCATCGACTTCGACCGCGTGGAGTCGAAGAACCTGCTCGCGCAGGCCTTCGTGAAGCCCTCGGTGGGGAAGAACAAGGCCGAGGCGCTGAAGCTCCAGCTGCTCAACCTGCACGGCGTGAAGGCCGAGTCCTTCGGCGTGCGGGTGACGCGCGACAACGTGGCGGCGCTGTGCGGGAGCGCGGATCTGCTCGTCGACTGCTTCGACAACCAGGAGAGCCGCCTGCTGTTGAGCGGCTTCGCCCGCAGCGCGGGCAAGCCGCTGGTGCACGGGGCGCTGGCGGCCGACGGCACCTTCGGGCTGGTGCGCTGGGACGAGCGCTTCGTCCCCGACGCCGAGGACACCGTGGGACAGGCCACGTGTGAGGGAGGCGCCCACCTGCCCCTCATCGGTCAGCTCGGAGCCACGCTCGCGCGAGTCGTGCAGGACTTCGTCCAACACGGCGCCCGCCGCGACGCCATGGTGAGCCTCGTGGCGGTGACGCCCACCGCTTCCTGA
- a CDS encoding DUF2905 domain-containing protein produces MKSTGLMLVLAGLGLVVIGLLVYSGALSWFGRLPGDVRWEGEHTRVYFPLVSMLLLSVLLSLISFVVRRFL; encoded by the coding sequence ATGAAATCGACGGGGTTGATGCTGGTGCTGGCGGGGCTCGGCCTCGTCGTCATCGGGCTGCTGGTGTACTCGGGCGCGCTGTCCTGGTTCGGCCGGCTGCCGGGTGACGTGCGCTGGGAGGGCGAACACACCCGCGTCTACTTCCCGCTGGTCTCGATGCTGCTGCTCTCCGTGCTGTTGAGCCTGATCTCCTTCGTGGTGCGCCGGTTCCTCTGA
- a CDS encoding VWA domain-containing protein, translating into MTHNNPTTPTLPEAQRGPAEKLLDLVLGGSAHLWHNRPGLDVNGVWYPAQGASADLVRRGTPVEPGLFVPAAVKLYRQLLHIYQLNTDLMAHFASYALTQTDWRDLKVATCALMLVQSHSGQPVRDDDGTIAFHDDDFRAIGEAMVLHYERKSTRMLTPKAVLRVAELLETPEIARLNREAGFGDPASRKPPLGRWKSVATRWLRVREQNLPMLQGLVKAGYKETLKRIARKAGYKPVTQAFFEVLGWKQKQADAGHRTVGLEGLTLLKRERFDGLSEAEICERIELDRLSYKEVVGRLPKDVGLTPAIMAALLPSLSDRDLRMLTPTLEELGLLSDSTIRARWEKAVRAATDQRALHIVKNVRSQELKAKLEEASDNAAKAAVAEAVAETDVRVMFLIDKSGSMEGAIEQSKEALSRILAGFPLEKLHIATFDTMGTVLTPKAASRTAVQHMLKGIKAAGGTAHAAGVQALHRAGVRVPEEAKLIVIVVGDEAGESGDQLARAFRECGYSVAALAMLVSVASNANRGSTVRTCAGQLQVPFSEVSVDQFDDPYQVPRVLKALLDAPKAAGATQSGWVERVMRTPLLKVA; encoded by the coding sequence ATGACCCACAACAACCCGACCACCCCCACGCTCCCCGAGGCCCAGCGCGGCCCGGCGGAGAAGCTCCTGGACCTGGTGCTCGGAGGCTCCGCGCACCTGTGGCACAACCGCCCGGGCCTGGACGTGAACGGCGTCTGGTACCCGGCCCAGGGCGCCAGCGCGGACCTCGTCCGCCGCGGCACCCCGGTCGAGCCCGGCCTCTTCGTGCCCGCGGCGGTGAAGCTCTACCGCCAGCTGCTCCACATCTACCAGCTCAACACGGACCTGATGGCGCACTTCGCGTCCTACGCGCTCACGCAGACGGACTGGCGTGATCTCAAGGTGGCCACGTGCGCGCTGATGCTCGTGCAGAGCCACTCCGGGCAGCCCGTCCGCGACGACGACGGCACCATCGCGTTCCACGACGACGACTTCCGCGCCATTGGCGAGGCCATGGTCCTCCACTACGAGCGCAAGTCCACGCGCATGCTCACGCCCAAGGCGGTGCTGCGGGTGGCCGAGCTGCTCGAGACTCCGGAGATCGCCCGCCTCAACCGCGAGGCCGGCTTCGGCGACCCCGCGTCCCGCAAGCCGCCCCTCGGCCGGTGGAAGAGCGTGGCGACCCGCTGGCTGCGCGTGCGTGAGCAGAACCTGCCCATGCTCCAGGGCCTGGTGAAGGCCGGCTACAAGGAGACGCTGAAGAGGATCGCCCGCAAGGCCGGCTACAAGCCGGTGACGCAGGCCTTCTTCGAGGTGCTCGGCTGGAAGCAGAAGCAGGCGGACGCGGGCCACCGCACGGTGGGCCTGGAGGGACTCACCCTCCTCAAGCGGGAGCGCTTCGACGGGCTCTCGGAGGCGGAGATCTGCGAGCGGATCGAGCTGGATCGCCTCTCCTACAAGGAGGTGGTGGGCCGGCTGCCGAAGGACGTGGGCCTGACGCCGGCCATCATGGCGGCGCTCCTGCCCTCGTTGTCGGACAGGGACTTGCGCATGCTGACGCCCACGCTCGAGGAGTTGGGGTTGCTGTCGGACTCCACCATCCGCGCGCGCTGGGAGAAGGCGGTGCGGGCGGCGACCGACCAGCGGGCGCTCCACATCGTGAAGAACGTCCGCAGCCAGGAGCTGAAGGCGAAGCTGGAGGAGGCGAGCGACAACGCGGCGAAGGCGGCGGTGGCGGAGGCGGTGGCGGAGACGGACGTGCGGGTGATGTTCCTCATCGACAAGTCCGGCTCCATGGAGGGTGCCATCGAGCAGTCCAAGGAGGCGCTGTCGCGCATCCTCGCGGGCTTCCCGCTGGAGAAGCTGCACATCGCGACGTTCGACACGATGGGCACGGTGCTCACGCCCAAGGCGGCCAGCCGGACGGCGGTGCAGCACATGCTGAAGGGCATCAAGGCGGCGGGGGGTACCGCGCACGCGGCCGGTGTGCAGGCGCTGCACCGGGCGGGAGTGCGGGTACCGGAGGAGGCGAAGCTCATCGTCATCGTCGTGGGTGACGAGGCCGGTGAGTCGGGTGATCAGCTCGCCCGGGCCTTCCGCGAGTGCGGCTACAGCGTGGCCGCGCTGGCGATGCTGGTGAGCGTGGCCAGCAACGCCAACCGGGGCAGCACCGTGCGCACGTGCGCGGGACAGCTCCAGGTGCCGTTCAGTGAGGTGTCGGTGGACCAGTTCGATGACCCGTACCAGGTCCCCCGGGTGCTCAAGGCGCTGTTGGACGCGCCGAAGGCGGCCGGGGCCACCCAGTCCGGCTGGGTCGAGCGGGTGATGCGCACGCCGCTGTTGAAGGTGGCGTGA
- a CDS encoding DUF2231 domain-containing protein, which translates to METRVHELHPTLIHAPLALLPSTVVVDLAAALTGDRRLDKAARTLWWTTAASGLLAGVAGMAASQEVKVEERHTRDMMFLHGLGNVTIVLGAFGVAVWRASHRASLLSNILGLGAFAFASYTGWLGGEMVYSHGVGVKDLTMKGEELDQRSPRLISRQAPARILRDAVKGLGWLLGRARMVFAGREQLDPSAFGVKSIEQKFEQQPLAGQGDTRPELRPV; encoded by the coding sequence ATGGAGACTCGCGTACACGAGCTGCACCCGACATTGATCCACGCGCCGCTGGCGCTGCTGCCGTCCACGGTCGTCGTCGACCTGGCGGCGGCGCTCACCGGCGATCGGAGGCTGGACAAGGCCGCCCGGACGCTGTGGTGGACCACGGCGGCGAGTGGATTGCTGGCGGGCGTGGCCGGGATGGCCGCCTCGCAGGAGGTGAAGGTCGAGGAGCGGCACACCCGGGACATGATGTTCCTCCATGGGCTCGGCAACGTGACCATCGTGCTGGGGGCGTTCGGGGTCGCCGTGTGGCGCGCGAGCCACCGGGCCTCGCTGCTCTCCAACATCCTGGGCCTGGGCGCGTTCGCCTTCGCCTCCTACACCGGCTGGCTGGGCGGCGAGATGGTGTACTCGCACGGCGTGGGGGTGAAGGACCTGACCATGAAGGGCGAGGAGCTCGACCAGCGCAGCCCGCGATTGATTTCGCGCCAGGCCCCCGCGCGGATCCTGCGCGACGCGGTGAAGGGCCTCGGTTGGCTGCTGGGCCGCGCCCGCATGGTCTTCGCGGGCCGCGAGCAGTTGGACCCCAGCGCGTTCGGCGTGAAGTCCATCGAACAGAAGTTCGAGCAACAGCCGTTGGCCGGGCAGGGAGACACCCGACCCGAGCTCCGTCCGGTGTAG